A genome region from Frankineae bacterium MT45 includes the following:
- a CDS encoding Putative SOS response-associated peptidase YedK, which translates to MCGRYVSVAADADLMLEFEVEEAPEDELAPSWNVAPTDPVRIVVERPPRQAETATQPSAVRRLQTAHWGLVPSWSRDRKGGARMINARIETVAEKPAFKTAAAKRRCLVPALGYYEWQQDGPQKIPHFLHDPDGNLLAMAGLYEFWRDKSLPDDDPDRWLVTCTIITQEATDLLGEIHDRNPVIVPPQRRAEWLDCSSEDLAVAERLLADLPAARLEPYVVSSAVGNVRNNGPELIEPVEIATQPTLEL; encoded by the coding sequence ATGTGTGGTCGCTACGTGAGCGTCGCCGCCGACGCGGACCTGATGCTCGAGTTCGAGGTCGAGGAGGCGCCTGAGGACGAACTGGCGCCGTCCTGGAACGTCGCCCCGACCGACCCGGTGCGCATCGTCGTCGAACGCCCTCCGCGTCAGGCAGAGACGGCGACGCAGCCGTCGGCGGTTCGCCGGTTGCAGACGGCGCACTGGGGCCTGGTGCCGAGTTGGTCTCGCGATCGCAAAGGCGGGGCCCGGATGATCAACGCGCGCATCGAGACGGTGGCTGAGAAGCCGGCCTTCAAGACCGCGGCGGCGAAGCGCCGCTGCCTCGTCCCGGCGCTCGGATACTACGAGTGGCAGCAGGACGGCCCCCAGAAGATCCCGCATTTTCTGCATGATCCGGACGGGAACCTGCTGGCCATGGCCGGGCTCTACGAATTCTGGCGAGACAAGTCACTCCCCGACGACGACCCGGATCGCTGGCTGGTGACCTGCACGATCATCACCCAGGAGGCGACGGACCTGCTCGGAGAGATCCACGACCGCAATCCGGTCATCGTCCCGCCGCAGCGCCGGGCGGAGTGGCTGGACTGCTCCAGCGAGGATCTGGCCGTCGCCGAGCGACTGCTCGCTGACCTTCCGGCGGCCCGACTCGAGCCCTACGTCGTCTCCTCCGCCGTCGGGAACGTGCGCAACAACGGCCCGGAACTCATCGAACCGGTCGAGATCGCGACCCAGCCGACACTCGAGCTCTGA
- a CDS encoding 3-phosphoshikimate 1-carboxyvinyltransferase: MSTENAHHTHPTWKAPLATGPVDAKIALPGSKSQTNRALVIAALSAAPSTIRGGLMARDTELMIDALRGLGVRIDLHSDRWQVNPGPFGSANINTGLAGTVMRFLPPLAGLAHGVVHFDGDLYARERPMSTLLDGMRLAGITVDDESRGRLPFAVYGIGHVAGGRVLIDSSASSQFVSGLLLSGARYDAGIEVVHIGHDPVPSAPHIEMTLQALRAAGVDAQATSPNSWRVAPGRIIAPDVQIEPDLSNAAPFLAAALVTGGRVSVPDWPATTTQGGDDLRALLERFGAEVTLTDGTLTVESTGKIRGIDVDLSDVSELGTIIAALAALADSPSHLTGLAHTRGHETDRLAALHADLAALGCGVHEHHDGLTIAPKPLHGGLWKAHADHRMATAGALLGLRVPGVEIDDIACTSKTLPDFVALWSQLLTS, encoded by the coding sequence GTGAGTACCGAGAACGCGCACCACACGCACCCCACTTGGAAGGCACCACTCGCCACCGGGCCGGTCGATGCAAAGATCGCGCTGCCGGGATCGAAGTCCCAGACCAATCGGGCCCTGGTGATCGCCGCGCTCAGTGCTGCACCGTCAACGATCAGAGGCGGCCTGATGGCCCGCGACACCGAGTTGATGATCGACGCGCTGCGCGGGCTCGGCGTCCGCATCGATCTGCACTCCGACCGCTGGCAGGTCAACCCCGGGCCCTTCGGCAGCGCGAACATCAATACGGGCCTGGCCGGCACGGTGATGCGTTTCCTGCCGCCGCTGGCCGGTCTGGCCCACGGAGTCGTCCACTTCGACGGCGACCTGTACGCGCGGGAACGGCCGATGAGCACGCTGCTGGACGGGATGCGGCTGGCCGGCATCACCGTCGATGACGAGAGCCGCGGCCGGCTCCCCTTTGCCGTCTACGGCATCGGCCACGTCGCCGGCGGGCGGGTGCTCATCGACTCCTCGGCCTCATCGCAGTTCGTCTCCGGGCTACTGCTGAGCGGCGCCCGCTACGACGCCGGCATCGAGGTCGTCCACATCGGCCACGATCCGGTTCCGTCGGCCCCGCATATCGAGATGACGCTGCAGGCGCTGCGCGCGGCCGGGGTCGACGCCCAGGCCACCTCCCCCAACTCCTGGCGGGTGGCGCCGGGACGGATCATCGCCCCCGACGTGCAGATCGAGCCCGACCTCTCCAATGCCGCCCCGTTCCTGGCCGCAGCCCTGGTGACCGGTGGCCGGGTGAGCGTCCCGGACTGGCCGGCGACGACCACTCAGGGCGGCGACGACCTGCGGGCGCTTCTGGAACGCTTCGGTGCTGAGGTAACCCTCACTGACGGCACCCTCACCGTGGAGAGCACCGGAAAAATAAGGGGAATCGACGTCGACCTCAGCGATGTATCGGAGTTGGGGACGATCATCGCGGCACTGGCGGCGCTGGCCGACTCACCCTCCCACCTCACCGGACTGGCGCACACCCGGGGGCATGAGACCGACCGGCTGGCGGCGCTGCACGCCGATCTGGCTGCGCTGGGCTGCGGCGTTCACGAACACCACGACGGCCTGACCATTGCGCCGAAGCCGCTGCACGGCGGGCTCTGGAAGGCGCACGCCGATCACCGCATGGCCACCGCCGGCGCCCTGCTCGGCCTGCGGGTGCCGGGCGTCGAGATCGACGACATCGCCTGCACCTCAAAGACGCTTCCCGACTTCGTCGCACTCTGGTCGCAGTTACTGACGTCATGA
- a CDS encoding ribosome biogenesis GTPase, which translates to MPPTRRRPDVRDLDEDDVRVRPNRGTRPRSKQRPAHDSAQQAMVLTVDRGRYGVLLENSDQQEPVVAMRARELGRKGIAVGDEVSVVGDLSGEADALARIVRIAERSTVLRRTADDTDPFERVVVANADQMIIVSALAEPGPRYGLIDRCVVAALSAGMEPILCLTKADLASPEEVLTRYQPLDVPAVITQRGGDLGELLERLVGHRSVFVGHSGVGKSTLINALVPDAMRSTGAVSAIGKGRHTSSSAIALPLPEGAGWVIDTPGVRSFGLAHVGVEDLLWAFPDLEDGVNQCPPGCEHLSAADGCYLDAWVASGESTPERLAAFRRLVATRSAAPEMSRSD; encoded by the coding sequence ATGCCGCCGACCCGCCGACGCCCGGACGTCCGCGATCTGGACGAGGATGACGTCCGGGTCCGTCCCAACCGAGGCACCCGGCCGCGCTCCAAGCAGCGACCGGCCCATGATTCGGCGCAGCAGGCGATGGTGCTGACGGTCGATCGCGGACGTTACGGGGTACTGCTGGAGAACTCTGACCAGCAGGAGCCGGTCGTCGCCATGCGGGCCCGCGAACTCGGCCGCAAGGGCATCGCGGTCGGGGACGAGGTGAGCGTGGTCGGCGACCTCTCCGGCGAGGCCGATGCCCTGGCCCGGATCGTGCGGATCGCCGAGCGCAGCACGGTACTGCGCCGGACCGCCGATGACACCGACCCCTTCGAACGGGTCGTGGTCGCCAACGCCGACCAGATGATCATCGTCAGCGCGCTGGCCGAACCCGGGCCGCGTTACGGTCTCATCGACCGCTGCGTGGTGGCCGCGCTCTCGGCCGGCATGGAGCCGATCCTCTGCCTCACCAAGGCCGACCTCGCCTCACCCGAAGAGGTGCTTACCCGGTATCAGCCCCTTGACGTGCCAGCGGTGATCACCCAGCGCGGGGGCGATCTGGGTGAGCTGCTGGAGCGGCTGGTCGGGCATCGTTCCGTCTTTGTCGGGCACTCCGGAGTCGGGAAATCGACCCTCATCAACGCGCTGGTGCCAGACGCGATGCGCAGCACCGGTGCCGTCAGCGCCATCGGTAAGGGGCGGCACACCTCCAGTTCCGCAATCGCGCTGCCGCTGCCGGAGGGGGCCGGATGGGTGATCGACACGCCGGGCGTGCGCTCCTTCGGCCTGGCCCACGTCGGCGTCGAGGACCTGCTGTGGGCCTTCCCCGACTTGGAGGACGGCGTCAACCAGTGCCCACCCGGCTGCGAGCACCTCTCGGCGGCCGACGGCTGCTACCTGGATGCCTGGGTGGCCTCCGGAGAGTCGACGCCCGAGCGCCTGGCCGCGTTCCGCCGGCTCGTCGCGACCCGGTCGGCCGCACCGGAGATGTCGCGCAGCGACTAG
- a CDS encoding Aspartate/methionine/tyrosine aminotransferase: MNADRPGTDARRSAGRISRRGTVEPFHVMRTVELAAARRATGLPVYDLSVGQPLTPAPAPVLAAAHRALHADRIGYTPALGLPALREAVAAHYRRRYGVEVAPGQVAITTGSSGGFLLAFLAAFDAGDTVAVARPGYPAYRNLLYSLGCQVVELPCPAEAGFQPTIAQLAALDPVPDGLVLASPANPTGTMIGADQLREIAEWCERSGVRLISDEIYHGITYAEAATTAWHLGTASSGGSAICVGSFSKYFSMTGWRLGWLLLPEELVDSVDRLAGNFALCPPTLSQHAALGAFDAYAELDENVARYQANRDFMLARLPECGLDRLAPADGAFYIYADVSAWSHDSLSLGARLLADTGVAVASGIDFDPVEGGRFIRMCFAGDGDEIVTATSLLQEWLERQPRLS, translated from the coding sequence GTGAACGCCGACCGACCAGGCACCGACGCCCGAAGATCGGCCGGCCGCATCTCCCGCCGCGGCACGGTCGAACCCTTCCACGTCATGCGGACCGTGGAACTCGCCGCCGCCCGTCGGGCCACCGGACTGCCGGTCTATGACCTGTCGGTGGGGCAGCCGCTCACGCCTGCGCCCGCTCCGGTGCTGGCCGCGGCGCACCGGGCGCTGCACGCCGACCGCATCGGCTACACGCCGGCACTCGGGTTGCCGGCGCTGCGCGAGGCCGTCGCCGCGCACTACCGGCGCCGTTACGGTGTCGAGGTCGCTCCCGGCCAGGTGGCGATCACCACCGGCTCCTCGGGTGGCTTCCTGCTGGCATTCCTGGCCGCCTTCGACGCGGGTGACACCGTGGCGGTGGCCCGACCGGGGTACCCGGCCTACCGGAATCTCCTGTATTCATTGGGGTGTCAGGTCGTCGAGCTGCCGTGCCCGGCCGAGGCCGGCTTCCAGCCGACGATCGCCCAGCTCGCCGCCCTCGATCCGGTTCCGGACGGTCTGGTGCTGGCCAGCCCGGCCAACCCGACCGGCACGATGATCGGCGCCGATCAGCTACGTGAGATCGCCGAGTGGTGTGAACGCAGCGGTGTTCGGCTCATCAGCGACGAGATCTATCACGGCATCACCTACGCGGAGGCGGCAACGACCGCTTGGCATCTCGGCACAGCGTCGAGCGGCGGTTCGGCCATCTGCGTCGGCTCCTTCTCGAAGTACTTCTCGATGACGGGGTGGCGGCTGGGTTGGCTGCTGCTACCCGAGGAGCTGGTCGATTCGGTTGACCGCCTGGCCGGAAACTTCGCGCTCTGCCCACCGACACTCTCCCAGCACGCCGCCCTCGGCGCCTTCGACGCCTACGCCGAACTCGATGAGAATGTGGCGCGTTATCAGGCCAATCGCGACTTCATGCTGGCCCGTCTACCGGAGTGTGGACTGGATCGGCTGGCCCCGGCCGACGGCGCTTTCTACATCTATGCCGATGTCTCGGCCTGGAGCCACGACTCGCTCTCCCTCGGGGCGCGGCTGCTCGCGGATACCGGAGTAGCGGTGGCGTCGGGCATCGACTTCGACCCGGTCGAGGGTGGGCGCTTCATCCGGATGTGCTTCGCCGGCGACGGCGACGAGATCGTCACGGCCACCTCGCTGCTGCAGGAGTGGCTGGAGCGGCAGCCCCGGCTCAGCTGA
- a CDS encoding histidinol-phosphate phosphatase: MPQQHSAAEDLALALRLADAADTHSMLRFGALDLNVETKPDLTPVSDADRAVETQLRSLIEVNRPGDAVSGEEFGSTGDSTRRWVIDPIDGTKNYVRGVPVWATLIALMDGDEAVVGVVSSPALGRRWWGARGSGAWMTALGSQPRRLAVSKVADLADASLSYASLGGWAELGRREAFVELTDAVWRTRGYGDFWSYMLVAEGAVDLAAEPELSLWDMAALAPIVTEAGGRFTGLNGRDGVLQGNAAASNGRLHEALLARLGD, translated from the coding sequence ATGCCGCAACAACACTCTGCCGCTGAGGATCTCGCGCTGGCGCTACGCCTGGCCGACGCCGCCGACACCCACTCGATGCTGCGCTTCGGCGCCCTCGATCTGAACGTCGAGACCAAGCCGGACCTGACCCCGGTGAGTGACGCGGACCGGGCCGTCGAGACCCAGCTGCGCAGCCTCATCGAGGTGAATCGTCCGGGGGACGCCGTGTCGGGCGAGGAGTTCGGATCGACCGGCGACTCGACCCGGCGCTGGGTCATCGACCCCATCGACGGCACCAAGAACTACGTCCGCGGCGTCCCGGTGTGGGCCACCCTGATCGCGCTGATGGACGGCGACGAGGCGGTCGTCGGCGTCGTGTCGTCCCCGGCCCTCGGACGGCGCTGGTGGGGCGCTCGCGGCAGCGGTGCCTGGATGACCGCCCTCGGTTCCCAGCCCCGTCGCCTCGCGGTCTCGAAGGTGGCCGACCTCGCTGACGCCAGCCTCTCCTACGCCTCCCTCGGCGGTTGGGCCGAGCTGGGGCGTCGGGAGGCGTTCGTCGAGCTCACCGATGCCGTGTGGCGCACCCGCGGCTACGGGGACTTCTGGTCGTACATGCTGGTCGCCGAAGGAGCGGTCGACTTGGCCGCGGAGCCCGAGCTCTCGCTCTGGGACATGGCGGCGCTGGCCCCGATCGTCACCGAAGCGGGCGGGCGCTTCACCGGATTGAACGGACGAGACGGCGTGCTGCAGGGCAACGCCGCGGCCAGTAACGGCCGGCTTCACGAGGCGCTGCTGGCCCGTCTGGGCGACTGA
- a CDS encoding potassium/proton antiporter regulatory subunit, CPA2 family, whose amino-acid sequence MNVEISSRVLPGIGVCQEIELRDEHRIGIVTRRTGLRDLVVYDEDGDGSAISIALTDDEANAVAEILGAPQLTSRLSALQLQAEGLVVEQLPMPSDSPYARRPLGETQVRTLTGASIVAVLRRSAAIPSPTPDFVLMPGDLVVTVGTQDAVDQVAHILAGTSHPALHPDTDHRSSG is encoded by the coding sequence ATGAACGTGGAGATCAGCAGCCGGGTGCTCCCCGGTATCGGGGTGTGCCAGGAGATCGAGCTGCGGGACGAGCACCGCATCGGAATCGTCACCCGCCGCACCGGGCTGCGTGATCTGGTCGTCTACGACGAGGACGGCGACGGCTCGGCGATCAGCATCGCCCTCACCGACGACGAAGCGAACGCGGTGGCCGAGATACTCGGCGCTCCGCAGCTGACGTCCCGGCTCTCGGCCCTGCAGCTGCAGGCCGAGGGGCTGGTCGTCGAGCAGCTGCCGATGCCCAGCGACTCCCCCTACGCCCGCCGGCCGCTGGGTGAGACCCAGGTCCGCACCCTCACCGGCGCCTCCATCGTGGCGGTGCTGCGCCGCAGCGCCGCGATACCCTCGCCCACCCCGGACTTCGTGCTTATGCCAGGCGACCTGGTCGTGACCGTCGGAACCCAGGACGCCGTGGATCAGGTTGCCCACATCCTGGCCGGGACGTCACACCCGGCCCTGCATCCGGACACCGACCACCGATCGAGCGGCTGA